The following coding sequences are from one Triticum aestivum cultivar Chinese Spring chromosome 5A, IWGSC CS RefSeq v2.1, whole genome shotgun sequence window:
- the LOC123103755 gene encoding uncharacterized protein has product MARCGVEVIASRGCSRLLLPGMQPSSASAASSSVSASRSAAAAASAARRPPDGPFAGLVVCVTGLSKEARSQVKEAAERLGGEYSGSLHPKCTHLVVQSFAGRKFEHALKHGPRNSLFVVTLGWFVDCVRRNMRLDESLYSIKNIGENGLPLGESNRLVGLPVNEKSCLPPMIFQDKACSDTTRKHQLQAHREEPEHDVFVFTNETIYIDPGISGEMKKKISDAATSEDAKLLDHWFIGCHATYVVCEDASVKRYVGHSDNIVTPFWILKTVKEKNLQRLVHLSSDLARHVAVVLENFHISQENTKLGSVPSLNSSELPTRGEINETCQERQKFVEAAKKDIRDRRVRRMQSCEVPIHPLTPVTLLDSICWTISEPVSSASIYMDSSWSEDADEQQSTTYFGADGDGKDRDHSADNLSRPLRESERSEVIFKNHFFTILFPLDRFGELGPSSRTFFSNGGFTREQVLDHIYNFYQENMSTDEINVALHTDSRHADRLRSLYASAECAERGFVVAFKRIDFLGSRRSFEALKRLSRENNSNVYELVIRA; this is encoded by the exons ATGGCGCGTTGCGGCGTGGAGGTAATCGCCAGCAGGGGCTGCTCCAGGCTGCTCCTCCCCGGGATGCAGCCCTCCtcggcctccgccgcctcctcctccgtctcGGCCTCCCGCTCCGCCGCGGCCGCTGCCTCTGCCGCCCGGCGCCCGCCCGACGGGCCCTTCGCCGGCCTGGTCGTCTGCGTCACGGGGCTGTCTAAAG AGGCCAGGAGTCAGGTGAAGGAGGCCGCTGAGAGGCTGGGAGGCGAGTACAGCGGCAGCTTGCACCCCAAATGCACTCACCTCGTGGTGCAG AGCTTCGCCGGGCGCAAGTTTGAGCACGCTCTCAAGCATGGTCCCAGGAATAGCCTTTTTGTTGTCACGCTGGGCTGGTTTGTCGACTGTGTTCGAAGGAACA TGAGGCTGGACGAATCCTTGTACAGTATCAAGAACATTGGGGAAAACGGCCTGCCGCTCGGGGAATCCAACAGGCTTGTTGGACTTCCTGTTAACGAGAAGTCATGCCTTCCACCAATGATTTTTCAAGACAAAGCATGCTCAGACACAACACGTAAGCACCAGCTTCAGGCTCATAGAGAAGAACCTGAACATGATGTGTTCGTTTTTACGAATGAGACGATCTACATTGACCCTGGGATATCTGGTGAGATGAAGAAGAAG ATATCGGATGCTGCTACGAGTGAAGATGCAAAATTATTGGACCACTGGTTTATTGGTTGCCATGCCACATATGTTGTGTGTGAGGATGCTTCTGTCAAGAGATATGTTGGTCACTCAGATAACATTGTAACA CCGTTTTGGATCTTGAAAACAGTGAAGGAAAAGAACTTGCAGCGCCTGGTCCATTTGTCTTCAGACCTAGCTAGACATGTGGCAGTGGTTCTAGAAAATTTCCACATATCTCAAGAG AATACGAAACTTGGGAGTGTTCCTTCTCTTAACTCCAGCGAACTGCCAACCCGAGGGGAGATAAATGAGACTTGTCAGGAGAGGCAAAAATTTGTCGAGGCAGCGAAAAAGGATATTCGAGACCGCCGTGTTCGCCGTATGCAG TCATGTGAAGTACCAATCCATCCGCTCACACCTGTCACACTTCTGGATTCAATCTGCTGGACAATATCTGAGCCGGTTTCATCTGCAAGTATTTATATGGATTCTTCATGGTCTGAAGATGCCGATGAGCAGCAAAGCACTACCTATTTTGGTGCAGATGGGGATGGAAAGGATCGAGACCACTCAGCTGATAATTTGTCTCGCCCGCTAAGAGAAAG TGAGAGAAGTGAGGTGATTTTTAAGAACCATTTCTTTACCATACTCTTCCCTCTCGATCGTTTTGGCGAGCTTGGACCTTCTTCAAGGACATTCTTCAGCAATGGTGGCTTCACACGCGAACAAGTGTTGGATCACATCTACAATTTCTACCAG GAGAACATGTCTACCGACGAGATCAATGTAGCCCTGCACACGGATTCACGGCATGCCGATCGGCTTCGTTCCCTGTACGCAAGCGCTGAATGCGCAGAACGAGGCTTTGTAGTAGCATTCAAAAGAATAGATTTTTTGGGAAGCCGGAGAAGTTTCGAGGCACTAAAGCGCCTTAGCAGAGAGAACAATAGCAATGTATATGAGCTTGTGATTAGGGCATGA